Part of the Leptodactylus fuscus isolate aLepFus1 chromosome 6, aLepFus1.hap2, whole genome shotgun sequence genome, catatagacacatatagacagacagacacatatagacacatacagacagacacatatagacagacacatatagacacatatagacagacagacacatatagacacatacagacagacacatatagacagacacatatagacacatatagacagacagacacatacagacagacacatatagacacacataaagacatacatacatacagacagacacacatacagacacacacactcccccctgcatcttACATTCCCAAGTACCTTATGTAcctccatcttcctgcactgtcctgccagcactaagacacgcccccctagtcaagctgtgcgggccggtctgaatcagtcaaagggccggatatggcccgggggccgggctttgcccaggtctgggctagactgtatattgactgcacacactgaaaaaaaaaagcttaaataaTAGAAATTCTCTTTTGAGGTTGCACTACTGTGCATGAGTATATGCTCAGttgcacatgcaaaaaaaaataaaaataaaaaaatgcttaaGCAATGAATATTTAGTTCAGATTGACAATTCTCCATTGCATTATGGTCAGTCACCAGAGCAGAAAAAATGCACATGATATTACaagattgttgtttttttgtttgtttttttggtgggGAGGGAGCGCAacatggtggatcagtggttagcactgcagccttgcagcgctggagtcctgggtttgaatcccaccaggaacaacatctgcaaggagtttgtatgttgtccccgtgtttgcgtggatttcctatattgagcttacaatctacataaagaaaaaaagatttttttttaagattttcaaAAGCTCAACTGTATTGACATTGAAGCATCCACGTCTCCTAGAATGTAGGTGTATGAGGGGTTGTATTAGTGCACTAGTATTAGTGCAGTATTACCAGGATAGGCTGTATATATAGCTTGCTGCAGATGTCTTTATGGACGCTACCCCTGCCGGTCACAACATGACTTTCGTCAAAATAAAACTAACGTGGATCCATGAGGAATTTCACCCACGTCCAGCTGATGTTACTGAATAGATCTTCCCCatatcatgttccatttactggACTGTTTATGATGCCTTCTTGTCCAGTCATCATCTCCTGCAGCCTGGTCAAcctcattttttttcattttctgaacTCCCTACCATGTTGTAAATGGAATAATTGAGGTATAAAGATAATTTCCAGAAGACGTCTTacctctggttcacatctgcgtttggtagtccgttcggggagtccgcattggaCCCCATACGTTATCTCTTCATTTAAATAGCTCTAATAAGGAGTTCAGACAATCCTCATTAGCTCAGTGTTCAGGGAATATTTTTTGTCTATATTCATTAATTATATGTAGCTATATACAATGATTGCTACATGCTGAAAATCAAGTGCAACATATTACTACataacatgtaatttaccatTGGGCATTTCTGGACTGTTGACTGTGTCTCTTTCAGGTTCTTCCCTGACACAGATCCCTGGCAGTGATGTGGCACCTTCTGTGCAATCTTTTTCTCCAAGTCAGAGCCGTCTTCCTCCTTTGAGAAAAGTCAGCATTGTGTGCAAATCCTTGGCGATGTATAAGATCTTCAGGCTGGAACCATGCAGGAATACATGTAGGAATGATAGATCTACATTCTAGACTTGGCAAGGGAAGTGAGCAAAGCTGTCCTCCTGCTCCATCCTCTTCCTTCTAGTCAGGCCACATCTACACATAGCACTAGCACATGGTTGTCATTAGTATCATcatcaccaactgtttctcctcctcttccatcaTCAGTCATCCCTAAGTGAATGTGTGGCCAGGAGAAGAAGTAGGCGCCCAGTCATCCGGCAATTGGGCAACTTAACTCACCACTAGCCAAGCTGCTGGTGGTGCTGTAACTGTCCTATCACTTTTCCCAACTGATGGCATACAGTCAACCTCTATGGAGGATACAGAGCTGCCAATATTTTTCTAGAATCATGACTCCTCAGGGGCTCATGGAGGTCAACAGTTGCGATAGACTTCTACCTTAGTTTCTCATATAGGCTGTCCACGCTAAGCTGATCAAACGGACCCAAATGATGACTGTGGGCCACAATGTGTACATAGGGTAAAAAGTGAGGGTTATTTAAGGGTCAGATGTGGACTGGCCTTGTAAGGGCTGGAGCTATGTGGGTGTAAGGGACATCGAACTGATTAACTGGAAGGAAAAGTGAACGACTGCTGCCCTGGATGATGTCCCAATGTCCTATGACCCTGGATATGAACAAAAATGTCATATAGGAATGGTGAGATCAAACCAGTTATTTATTATGGTCGATACTTGGTCATTTTCTGGCATCTTGGAATGGTGGATATCTTATTGAGGAACCGTGATAACCAGATTGAGGTTTCCTTACTACTGTGGTTGTCGTTCTTCCACTGTTTTTGAAGTATGTGGGAGGTTTTGGGATTTGACTAAGTACTCATCTTGTAGAttaagtaaaagttaagttttatcaaTTCTGCTATTTTGTTCACTATACTCCCAAATTCCATGAGAGTTGTAGTTCCCGAAATGGACACAATGTGTTGTTTTTCCAattgtattgatattttaggggctctgtaaatgcaacatgacaCCCAAAAATAGCACTCTCTGTTCCAAGCCCCATAATGTACCCATACGGCAGTTTATATCCACATGTTGGGTATTTCCACGCTCGGAAGAAATTGCTTAACAAATTGTGTGAcacattttaggtctaaatgaatacaTTCAAAAAATTGAAATTACTAAATTTGAccttcatattgttttaatttccatGAAACTCTTAAAAAGTTAACAAACTTATCAAATGCAGTTTTGAGTTAATTTAAGGATTTAGTTTTAAAAATGAAGCGATTTATGGGGTTTCTAATATAAGGTCTGTACAATTCCCTTCGGATCTGATGTGGTTGCTAGAAAATGGGTTTGCCATATTTTCTTGTGAATTTAGAAAATTGCTGTTAGACTTGTAAGTcttctaatgtccaaaataaatgctGAAAAGGACGATTAAAAGATAACACCagtccttttggaatagaaatactaatttggcaattaaatccgcatcatgatagtaggcttattaactgaatcATGCAtgatagagggcagcatacagaggcactgttctcctaattacatcctggagaatagatttgcatatttttttaccccaaCATAATACAGAAATGGTAGATAGTAATCATTAATGTGAGGTTTCAAATATAAATGCAAAATATATCAACTAAAGTTTACAATTGACATGAAGTGCCATGAAAAAaataccatgggaagaatatgcaaatctgtcttccatgatgtaattaggaagtcaggtgcctcagtgttgcaaaccaatagagagcgctcactggaatgtgcaagcctgtcttccctgatgtagttaagaagacagaatctcagtgatatggcccaataaaggctgctccctttaacatcatgctcgacgttccaagaggcctttgttttgcaatggtgctgggattattaccaggtatagtctctcaatcgaggacggccgtttcaatgttactgcatctcgtcagcccggtgtagagaagactaacctggtagaggtgagaggcttatacagggttaaggggatattgtcactccttagggagagaccaccatataggtgtgtggaaacttattaagcctttagcactccactctgtcttccatgatgtaattaggaagtcaggtgaaAAAAATAGTCTGGAAATTAAttgggtaagttaaagcgttccagagttattactagagatgagtgaacactgttcggatcagccgatccgaacagcacgctcccatagaaattaatggaagcacctggcacgcggactttgccggcggccagccgcttaaccccccgcgtggcggctgcttccattcatttctatgggagcatgctgtgagcgtgctgttcggaacggctgttccgaacagtgtttgctcatctctagttattaccataTGAAATGACACATGACAGTTTTGTAAAAGAGAGGACTGTgcctttaaggccccacattgtagaaacccaacttttttttattgcacattttgctgtgtttttttgggggccgaagccaggagtggatagagcagaaggcagaagtataagaatcttcctatacagtgcctacaagtagtattcaacaagtagtattcaaggtttacacattcggaagtaacttggcattgtgacatttggactgtagatcagcctggaagtgtgaaatgcactgcagcaaaaaagaatgttatttgtttgtttaattttttttaaaattgtgaaaagtttattcagagggtcatttattatccaacccctcaaaccaccagaattctgtttggttcccctaaagtattaagaagtagttcaggcacaaagaacaatgagcttcacatgtttggtttcattctctctttttccagccttttctgactatttaagaccctccccaaacttgtgaacagcactcatacatggtcaacatgggaaagacaaaggagcattccaaggccatcagagacaagatggtggagggtcacaaggctggcaaggggtacaaaaccctttccaatgagttgggcctacctgtctccactgttgggagcatcatccggaagtggcaggcttatggaactactgttagccttccacggcctggacagcctttgaaagtttcctcccgtgccaagGCCAGGCTTGtctgaagagtcaaggctaacccaaggacaacaaggaaggagcttcgggaagatctcatggcagtggggacattggtttcagtcaataccataagtaacgtactccaccgcaatggtctccgttccagacgagcccgtaaggtacctttactttcaaagtgtCATGtctaggctcgtctacagtttgctcatgatcacttggaggactctgagacagactggttcaaggttctctggtctgatgagaccaagatcgagatctttggtgccaaccacacacgtgacgtttggagactggatggcactgcatacgaccccaagaataccatccctacagtcaagcatggtggtggcagcatcatgctgtggggctgcttctcagccaaggggcctggccatctggtccgcatccatgggaagatggatagcacggcctacctggagattttggccaagaacctccgctcctccatcaaggatcttaagatgggtcgtcatttcatcttccaacaagacaacgacccaaagcacacagccaagaaaaccaaggcctggttcaagagggaaaacatcaaggtgttgcagtggcctagtcagtctcctgaccttaacccaattgaaaacttgtggaaggagctcaagattaaagtccacatgagacacccaaagaacctagataacttggagaagatctgcatggaggagtgggccaagataactccagagacctgtgccggcctgatcaggtcttataaaagacgattattagctgtaattgcaaacaagggttattccacaaaatattaaacctaggggttgaataataattgacccacacttttatgtttaaagtttataaaaatttaactgagcaacataactttttggtttgtaagatttatgtatctgttactaaatcctgctcttgtttgaagtttgaaggctctaacttatttgcatcttatcaaacctgctaaatcggtagggggttgaatactacttgtaggcactgtatattccccattcgttttctagccattcttggctttggctcaaaaaaccgcagcaaaatctgcaacaaaaaaacttgtGTTAGACCGGGCCAGAAACACCGCAAATTGCATGTCAATGATGTCTATAGAAAAGCCAACGTCTTTTCCATTGATAAAATTGTAAcggaaagtccatggaggaaaactccggctttagtgctgcgtatcgtcccatggggccttagccgtactgcaacgtggggcctcggcctcagATGCTTTTTGGATGTGTCCTCAAGGGGTTAAAGCCATTGCTGAAGTTGAAGATCCGGGATAAATGTGTGATGTTAGACGGTTAAAATGAAATGAGCCTTGTCATGTGcctttgtattacagtatattgttagtagTCTTTGCTCTCAGTGATCTTTGTTTGTTCTGATTCTCATGTACAGTCATGGGTTGTTGTAATTGATGTGTCTACTTGCAAAAAATTAGTTCTTATTGACAGAGAAAACATAAGGAGTCAGATGATCAGATGATGTCACTTGATCAAATGTTTAATACTTACTACTTGAGTAAATTATGGGGCAgcctgtgtacctgtgtgattAAACTCCTCAGTCCTCGTCATCGTTGAAGGTCCAACCACTTCTGTTAGATGGAAATACCACTTCAACACAATGTGCCATAACCCTAAGCATTGTATACAGTCCGCTTACAATATCTCGTCAATCACAGTAATTGGTCTGATATTACAAATACCCATATTACATGGcccatagggcgggttcacacctgttcccgatctccgctttgtggatttccatcttctgcttgagaaaccctgacaggagacggaaaccagcagtcagtgtctgcctgtgagtgtcttctggtctccacagcaaaaccgttttgtCCTGCATGTCCATCTATGTATAACTGCTGACCTTCTGTGGCTGCTTGTGCAGATGTAGCAACATTGTCCACACAAACACCGCAATGTGTCAATGAGCACAAATTACCCCCCATGACAGATAAATGCATAATGGGATGGTAAGGGGTTAACAAAAAAACTGATTAGTTTATATAAAGATCATTTCTCTTCCACGTGGTTTTCTCTCCCCATGACTGGCTCATGAATATAATAACACATGATGTGATAAGTAAATgtaactatcctactaatatacaGAGATCCCAAGTACTTCTATACAGACCTTGTGCACCAGTCTAGAAGGAATCCCATCATCTGCACCACAAGACCACACAATGGATCCCTGTACCTACAAGCACTATCATATACACGGCCATGATTCCCGACAATTTCTGGAGCAATATTTTTCTGATAAATCTCAGATGGTCTTTGGAGAGGACGCCGTGATATTTCCCATTAAAAGCCTTACAAAAGCTTTTGCAGCAGGTATGTATTTGGTATGTATCTGATATGTATCTGGACTGTCTAGGGTTAATTTATTCTAACCCCTTATATATGAAGAGTAATTTGGCTGTTAAGGCTCGGcaacttttttcttattttccatcACCTCCTTCTAATATTCATGACTTCTTTTAATTTCCTGTCTGCATAGTAATgtcagggcttattctttgcatgatgagTTCTATTTTTGGtttccaccattttggggtacatatgacgcTTTCATTAGCTTTTATTAAGGTTTTTGTGGAGATCCATGTGAGGTAAGTACAATTCTATCACTATTCATTGCTTTTTTTCATTTGATGACTTCACTTTGCATGAAAAATAGCATGGCGACTTTGTCCAAGGAGTCATTGGGATTACAGCAACACCATATTGATTCTGATTTTATTAGGATTTACCACTTTTACTAAACAAAAGACCATTTTTGAAAGATAAGCATTAACAATTtgccttacagttgggggcagcgaactcatgccaagtaacacactggcacacatggctgacgtcatgttgggttgcttttcaagagacaaaagcatagttcacatcatgtagAGCAAACAATAcctgattgaacaaaaaattggattgagctgatatagcctggtTGAATTGTTGTggctcccacttagctttggggggtacagcataaaaaaaaattggatttagcttttatagtgtgactgaattgctgtgtttcacacattgctttttggggggtagacccttaaaaattggattgagcgtacatagcctgactgaatttctgtctctcccacctaggttttgggggtacacaccgtggatatctggattgagcgtacatagccggacctaattgctctgtatccctgttttgggggacaccgcctggaaagctgggttgagcgtatattgctggactgaattgctctgtatccctgttaggtgtttggggagacaCCGCCGGCAAAGCTGGGTTTAGCGtatatcgactcctctccctgcaatatatagctctgaaaagagctgttgttgttcttccatttttccctgcctatctgaagctaatccctatcgagccctcagcagcacgtctgtccctatgtctgaaagccAGCAAATGAAATGAAGATGGCACTGGCTATTCTaataaatctgaggtcacatattttcggcagccaatgggttttttcaatttttttcactgcctccgttgtcgtagttcctgtcccacctcccctgcacagctattggtgcaaaaaaaatgcaccagagaaggtgggaggggacacaaatttttactgtgtttgctgcgtggtattcgattggaatcgaataccttgaacggcctgatattcgatcgagtacctatccgatcgaacagtgttcgctcatctctatatatgattTAATGTGTTGGCTGTTTTAATATTTGGATTTCTCCTACAGGTCATATTAGAGGAGACATCTTGCTTGACCTCAGCATTGGTTCCCTGGTTCACCATCTGTATTCTGCTTATGAGTTTTTCAAAGACATCATAGTGCTGAAGATACAAGACAGATGTATCATGGAGGTGAAAAGATGGACGGACAAACGTACCGGAGCCTTTCATTGGGGACATGTCGCAAAACTTCATAAAGAAATAGAAGGAAAAAGGTGAAGTATTTGTCCAactattaaagggggttttccaggcaaaaaataaaaataaaaaatttgaaaatagGTCTGTGCTATTAGTGAGTTAATAAATGCAATCTAATTCCTTTAGCAGTGTATTGAGTGATTCTGgggttctctgggagctcctggcatcttctgcatttgtttccaTCTCTGCCTGTCTgttctgtgtttcctacaagttccatgatgcctgaacagtctataattttaagggtagattaattttaacagtgagagatagaatatcagaaataaatttcataaaattacatTGTATAAACTTTATAAATTTAGTTGCATTTTGCATGgagaaatacactcaccggccactttattaggtacaccatgctagtaacggcttagacccccttttgccttcagaactgcctcaattcttcatggcatagatacaacaaggtgctggaagcattcctcagagattttggtccatattgacatgatggcatcacacagttgcagtcgcagatttgtcggctgcacatccatgatgcgaatctcccgttccaccacatcccaaagatgctcctctattggattgagatctggtgactgtggaggccattggagtacagtgaactcattgtcatgttcaagaaaccagtctgagatgattccagcttgatgacatggcattgcattatcctgctgaaagtagccatcagatgttgggtacattgtggtcataaagggatggacatggtcagcaacaatactcaggtaggctttggcgttgcaacgatgctcaattggtaccaaggggcccaaagagtgccaagaaaatattccccacaccatgagaccaccaccaccagcctgaaccgttaccgatacaaggcaggatggatccatgctttcatgttgttgacgccaaattctgaccctaccatccgaatgtcgcagcagaaatcgagactcatcagaccaggcaacgtttttccaatcttcagttgtccaatttcgatgagcttgtgcaaattgtagcctcagtttcctgttcttagctgaaaggagtggctcccggtgtggtcttctgctgctgtagcccatctgtagcctcaaagttggacgtactgtgcggcgttcagagatgctcttctggctaccttggttgtaacgggtggctatttgagtcactgttgcctttctatcagctcgaaccagtctggccattctcctctgacctctggcatcaacaacgcatttccgcccacagaactgccgctcactggatgttttttctttttcggaccagtctctgtaaaccctagagatggttgtgcgtgaaaatcccagtagatcagcagtttctgaaatactcagaccagcccttctggcaccaacaaccatgccacgttcaaaggcactcaaatcacctttcttccccatactgatgctcggtttgaactgcaggagattgtcttgaccatgtctacatgcctaaatgcactgagttgccgccatgtgattggctgattagaaattaagtgttaacgagcagttggacaggtgtacctaataaagtggccggtgagtgtagtatgAGACACCGCTGGCAAACAAGACATAATACTTGGTGGTAAATCCCTTGTTGGCGGGCAGAGCAGTCGGACGTTTCTtttagttgatgatgaggttgaCGCACatgtcagacatgtcaggaggaattttggtccactcctccttgcagatcatctctaaatctaagattttgaggctgttgctTGTAACTCAGAGCTTTAGCTCCctctctatgggattaaggtctggacactggctagtcctctccatgaccttaatgtgcgtCTTTTTGAGccgctcctttgttgccttggctgtataatTTGGGTAATTGTCCTACAGCCAAACTAATATGTCATCTGGATTCTACATGTCAATATAATTACCAGAGATATCAAATTTTATAtgtttcatttttacattttaacccattaaaaataccaaatttttgaaaaaaaaaaatctattttttttttatttttttttaaatatttccttGTATGGGGCTGTATAAAGCTTCTTTTTGTGCCGGGTCAGATGTGCcttttatttatatcattttggggaatgtctaatggTTCAATAGTTCAAAAGGTGAAAataagtttttgattttttttttcttgctattgCATACACTGTATGGGAAGAAATATGTATATAAGTTTGGGGAATGCTAGAATCTCGACAGCCAAGTTATATTCCTGATCTGTCCATTGCACTAGTACTCATTGCAGTCAATATGAAAATTGTGAATGTGTACATCTGCCTGTCTGGCCCTTTATTTATTGATCTGCGACCCTGAGTCCCTGATTGTGGCCCAATATACAAGGCAAGGAATATGCAAACACAAGGTTAAAACAAGCAGCACAAAGAATTTTGGTTGCCCAGAGCTTCACACCTCTTCGACACATTGTTGATGTTGACATTGAGACAATGACTTTCTTCACTTTCTCCATTTCTTACAGTCACCACTTAGAAGACAAAGAAGTAAAAGTGAGATCAGCAATACAACATGTTGTGAAATGTGACCTGGAGAAAGAAAATATGACCGAGCCGATAGTTTTACCTCCAGCCGATTGTATCATCAGTGCTTGGCTTCTAGATGCTATCTGCAAAGACCAAGATGACTACATCAGATATCTCAGGAAGTTCTCAAGATTACTGAAACCTGGAGGACACATCATATTACTTGGGTGTTTAGGAGTGACGTATGTCACAGTTGGGGAAGACAAGTTGCATGGTCTCAGCTATGATGAGGAGTTTGCCAGGAAAGCTCTAGAAGGAGAAGGCTTTATAATAGATGAGTGTAAGGTTCAGAAGAGAACATCTGTGAGTGACCTTACTGACTATAAGGCTCTCATATTCATTGTAGCTCACAAGGAGGAGCTGTAGGTAGAAACATACTGTATGAATTAGACTCTTCAAGCCTTCCATTGTGGGTATATATCAGGAGGTGCATCTCCAAGCTGAAGTTATTGTCTGGAAGTTGCAATGTGATAAGATGATAAGAGAAGCTTTTAGAACTTTTACCATCACTTTTATCTACAAAATGTAACTATTTATAGTGATCATTCCATTCACATTTGTACTAGCTGGACTTGCTCCTCTGCCACCCCCTTCCATCACCTACTTCCAGGATGTTTGCTGTTCCTCAGCAGGGAGCCTGGCTAGAGATAACACAggcagtttacagccctctactatactaaatCACTGGTTAATATACACATGGACTAGAGGTTCAGAAAATAAGTCATActgaatataaaaccatataaaacctTATGTGCTGCCCCTGTAgcaaaaaaatattcaacttatATTAATATTCAActtttgttattttgtttatgTAGGGTCTTGGTTTCAAAAGATCCCAGAAGGTGTGTTTTATTTATAGTGATCAAAAAGTGCCAAGTTTCAAAAAAatggcatcaataaaaaaaattcccattttcCAATAAAAAAACTCCATTAGCAAGAAAAAATATTAACCACTTTCAGTACCGGCCAATTTATGGTCcagaaccagacacattttaggtttattttatatgtgcagtatcgagggctgtaacatttttctcatacgtcatTTTtctcatagggctttatttttatgttgtttttattttcgaatgtgttatttatttattttttatatatatatccggtaaaatataaacaaaataggagggaaattgtgtctggttttcatttttctttttattttaatatcaCACAGTGCTACTTAAAAActttctaaggctgaggccccacattgcggaaacgcagctttttttgtttcagattttgttgcatttttctgagccaaagccaagagtggctacataaggaatgggaactctataaaaagttcttatacttctcccttctgctcgatccactcctgactttggctcaaaaaaacgcaacaaaagctgcaacacgtatacacaccttatagagctg contains:
- the LOC142209873 gene encoding nicotinamide N-methyltransferase-like produces the protein MDPCTYKHYHIHGHDSRQFLEQYFSDKSQMVFGEDAVIFPIKSLTKAFAAGHIRGDILLDLSIGSLVHHLYSAYEFFKDIIVLKIQDRCIMEVKRWTDKRTGAFHWGHVAKLHKEIEGKSHHLEDKEVKVRSAIQHVVKCDLEKENMTEPIVLPPADCIISAWLLDAICKDQDDYIRYLRKFSRLLKPGGHIILLGCLGVTYVTVGEDKLHGLSYDEEFARKALEGEGFIIDECKVQKRTSVSDLTDYKALIFIVAHKEEL